One window of the Solanum stenotomum isolate F172 chromosome 11, ASM1918654v1, whole genome shotgun sequence genome contains the following:
- the LOC125844106 gene encoding acylsugar acyltransferase 3-like — protein MASSTILSRKMIKLLSPTPPSLRQHNLSLMDCINLPQYSPMALLYPKPENYNKNQISQILENSLSKVLSSYYPFAGRIKDNNTYVDCDDTGAEYLNVKINCSMSEILNNSSNDVADVVFQQDLPWCSTLNRSPLVVQLSHFDCGGIAVSACMSHKIADGYSFAKFINDWATTARHVDFKPSPQFNASTFFPLMDGGPNIMSINASPESQQQHVSRMYNFSSSNLTRLKNSITGIQNPTRVEVATALIHKCGATASMENLGFFKPSLMSQVINLRPLIPLDTIGNATCGYSTIAMTENEIQLSNYVAQLQKVKQQVRNELKNLDMNQIVPYALGKMKGVVDMMEKDIFDIYLSTSVCNFGLYSKNNFGWGSPIKVTYTKYPVKKSIMLFDDPSEEGIDALITLPEDEMLIFQKDKELLKYTSPIPGTAK, from the coding sequence ATGGCATCATCAACAATTCTTTCTAGGAAAATGATTAAACTTTTATCCCCTACTCCTCCTTCACTTAGACAACACAATCTTTCTTTAATGGATTGCATAAATCTTCCTCAATATTCACCAATGGCCTTATTGTACCCCAAACCtgaaaattataacaaaaacCAAATATCACAAATTCTTGAAAACTCCCTTTCAAAAGTATTATCCTCTTATTATCCCTTTGCGGGACGAATCAAGGATAATAATACCTATGTCGATTGTGATGACACAGGTGCTGAGTATTTAAATGTCAAAATCAATTGTTCAATGTCCGAAATTCTCAACAACTCTTCTAATGATGTTGCGGATGTAGTCTTCCAACAAGACTTGCCTTGGTGTAGTACCTTGAATCGAAGTCCACTAGTGGTTCAATTAAGTCATTTTGATTGTGGCGGAATAGCAGTCAGTGCATGTATGTCACATAAAATTGCTGATGGATATAGTTTTGCTAAATTCATTAATGATTGGGCCACTACAGCTCGACACGTGGATTTCAAACCATCTCCTCAATTTAATGCATCTACTTTTTTTCCACTAATGGATGGTGGTCCAAATATTATGTCTATAAATGCTTCACCTgaatcacaacaacaacatgtgTCAAGAATGTACAATTTCTCATCCTCAAATTTGACAAGACTCAAAAATAGTATTACAGGAATACAAAATCCAACTCGTGTTGAAGTTGCCACAGcacttattcataaatgtggggCGACTGCATCTATGGAAAATTTGGGCTTCTTTAAACCATCTCTAATGAGCCAGGTAATAAATTTACGCCCTCTAATTCCACTAGACACAATAGGAAATGCGACATGTGGCTATAGCACAATAGCAATGACAGAAAATGAGATACAGTTGTCTAACTATGTTGCTCAGTTGCAAAAAGTTAAACAACAAGTTCGAAACGAGTTGAAGAATCTAGATATGAATCAGATAGTCCCATATGCACTTGGAAAAATGAAAGGTGTTGTAGACATGATGGAGAAggatatatttgatatttatttatcaacAAGTGTGTGCAATTTTGGATTATATAGTAAGAATAATTTTGGATGGGGTAGCCCTATAAAAGTTACATATACAAAATATCCAGTGAAGAAAAGTATCATGCTTTTTGATGACCCGAGTGAAGAAGGGATAGATGCACTAATCACATTACCAGAAGATGAAATGTTAATTTTTCAGAAGGACAAAGAGCTTCTAAAGTATACTTCTCCAATTCCTGGTACAGCCAAATAA